In a single window of the Gossypium hirsutum isolate 1008001.06 chromosome A13, Gossypium_hirsutum_v2.1, whole genome shotgun sequence genome:
- the LOC121212209 gene encoding uncharacterized protein, with product MSKRYVPPLPPPSQQSSPLFKQRSWSPDAERDEAWLRRKEVYGSGIRRSQSFTEDDLDELKGCLDLGFGFEPDSPELDPKLSHALPALPFYCAVNRQYNGRISRSSSASSMDSFSDAGSANSIIDQGDDPETVKIKLRQWAQVVACSVRQFPRGPK from the exons ATGTCGAAACGCTACGTGCCTCCGCTACCTCCTCCCTCGCAACAATCAAGCCCTTTGTTCAAGCAGCGGTCATGGTCTCCTGACGCTGAGCGAGACGAGGCGTGGCTCAGGCGGAAGGAAGTTTACGGCTCGGGGATCCGCCGTAGTCAGAGCTTCACGGAAGATGATTTGGATGAGCTCAAAGGTTGTTTAGATTTAGGTTTCGGCTTCGAACCAGATTCGCCTGAGTTAGATCCGAAACTATCCCATGCTTTACCCGCTTTGCCGTTTTACTGTGCCGTTAATCGTCAGTACAATGGCAGGATATCGAGGTCTTCGTCCGCGTCATCGATGGACTCTTTTAGTGACGCCGGTAGCGCTAACTCGATAATTGATCAAG GCGATGATCCGGAGACGGTTAAGATTAAGTTGCGTCAATGGGCTCAGGTGGTGGCATGTTCGGTGCGGCAGTTTCCACGCGGACCAAAGTGA